The following nucleotide sequence is from Synechococcus sp. CBW1004.
TGGCGGCTGGCGCCGTGGTCGGGTGTTCGCTGGCCCCTCTCTCCAACCGGAAGCGCTCGATGGCATCCAGCGCCCGGTAGGGCCCCCGCAGCGCCAGCCCTCCGCCGGCCATCACCCCCAGGCCCCGCCAGGGTCGATCGCACGGTTCGAACACCTCCTCCAGCAACAGGCGGGCCGCCGGGTTGCCCGCGGCCTGCACGACGGCGTCATAGGCGTTCTCCACCCGCGCCTCCCCGCCCTCCAGCTGACGCACGCAGGCCAGCACGCCGGCCATCAGCTCCAGGGGTTCAAATCCGGTCACCACCACCGGCAGCCGCCAGTGCTCCACCAGCTGCTCCAGCTCGGCGGTGCCCAGCACGCTGCAGACATGGCCGGCCGCCAGGAAGCCCTGCACCCGGTTGGCGGGGTCGGCCAGGATCGCCTCCATCGCCGGGCTCACCCGCACATGGGCGGCCAGCAGCGACAGGTTGCCCACACCCAGTGTCAGCGCCTGGCGGGCCAGCAGGGCCGTGGCCGGCGCCGTGGTCTCAAACCCCACGGCCAGGAACACCACCTGGCGATCGGGATGGTTGCACGCCAGCGCCAGGGCCTGCAGCGGCGAGGTGAGCAGCCGCACGTCGCCACCGGCGGCGCGCACGCTCAGCAGCGTGTCGCGGCCCTCCCCCGGCACCCGCAGCATGTCGCCATAGGAGTAGAGGATCACATCCGGCCGCCGCGCCAGCGCCAGCGCCTGCTCGATCGTGCGGGCGGGCGTGACGCACACCGGGCAGCCGGGCCCATGGATCAGGCGCAGACCCTCGGGCAGCAGCTGATCCAGCCCCCAGCGGACGATCGCGTGGGTCTGGCCGCCGCACACCTCCATCAGGGTCCACGGCCGGGTGGTGATCGCCTTCAGCTCCGCCGCCATGGCCTGCACCGCGGCGACGGAGCCGAGCCGGTTCCGGCCGGCCTCGACAACGTCACCGGCCACGGCATGCACGCCACCAATCGCCGTTCCAGGGGCCGTGGCGCCGTTCACCACGGCCCGCCGGTCTGCATCGCCTCCAGGGGCCGGAAGGTCTGCAGGCTGCGCAGATAGGGGGTGCGCTCGTAGTGGCTCGGATCCGGGGCCTGGGACTGGGCCATGCATCCCACCAGGTCTCTGACGCACGCGTATTCGTGTTCGGCGAGCCAGAGGTTCAGTTCATCGCGCAGCCCCAGCAGCCGCTGCGGGCCGTGGCGCAGCAGCGCCCCCACCACCTGGGTGCAGCAGGCTCCGGCCATCAGCAGCCGCACCACGTCGGTGCCGCGATGCACACCGCCGCTGGCGGCCAGCTGCAGCGGCTCGCGGCCATGCAGCAATGCGATCCAGCGCAGCGGCAGACGCAGATCCTGGGGGGTGGAGAGCAGCAGATGGGAGCGCAGCTCCAGCGCCTCGATGTCGATGTCGGGTTCGTAGAAGCGGTTGAACAGGGTGAGGGCATCGGCGCCGGCACCCGCCAGGCGGTGCGCCATACCGCGCAGATTCGTGAAGTACGGGTGCAGCTTCACCGCCAGCGGAATCGACAGTTCCGAGCGCACCTCCCGCACGGTCTCCTCCACCTGCGTCTCGATCGCGGCGCTGCTCAGCTCCGGGTCGGTGGGCAGGCCGTAGAGGCTCAGCTCCAGCGCCATCGCCCCGGCCGCCTCGATGCGGCGGGCGCTGTGTACCCAGCTGCCGGGATGGGCGCCGTTGAGGCTGGCGATCAGGGGAATCGACAGCTGGGCTCGGGCCTGCTCGATCAGGCGCAGATACAGATCCTCACCGCCGCTGAACCAGTGCGGATCGGGCAGATAGGAGAGCGACTCCCCATAGCTCTCGCTGCCCTGCAGCGCCCGCTGATGGAAGGCGATCTGCTCTTCGGCGAGCTGCTCTTCGAACAGCGAATGCAACACGATCGCGGCGGCACCGCAGTGCTCCAGTTCGCGCAGCTGCCCCACATCCTCACTGAGCGGGCCGCAGGCTCCCACCACCAGCGGCGAGTGCAGCGGCAATCCCAGCCAGCTGCAGGAGAGATCCGGTTCGGCCATGGCGGTGCTGCCTCTTCCCGACTCTGGCCAGCTCCAGGGGCAGCGGCAAGCGAGGGAGCAGCACCCGGAGGGAGCTGTTGCGGTGTTCCGCTGGCTTCAAGGGCAGTGGGCGGCCCCGATCGGCCTTCAGCCCTGCCGCAGAGGCTCCAGTTCGCGGCGGCCGTGGCTTTCGGCCAGAGCGTCGTAGCCCCCGATCGGCTGGCCGTCGACGAACACCTGGGGCAGCGAGCTGCTGCCGCTGCGCTGCTCGATCTCGCTGCGCAGGGCGTCGCTGTCGACCTGCAGAACGCGATGGGGAATCGAGAGGGTGCGCAGCATGCGCAGGGCCCGGGCCGACCAGGGGCAGCCGGGCAGCACGGCGATCTCCACCCGCGGTTGCGTCAGCGAATCGATGCTCACCGGCGCCCGGCTGGACTGCACGGGGCTGTCGCTTCCATGGTCGCCGGCTGCGAGGGCAGCCAGTGGCGTGGCGCTCGGGAGAAAGCCCACGAGCAGGTCGGCGCCGCGCAGCACCAGAGTGCCGGGCTCCAGATGGCCGCCCCAGACTCTGCAGTCGCCGTCGGAGAAGCTCAGATGCAGGTGCACCCCCTCGGGCGAGAGGGTGCCCGAGAGGGTGATGATCTCCAGCTCACCGCGCAGCCGGGTCGGAGAGGCCTTGCCCGGGCACTGGAACACGGCGGTCGAGAGATTGCCCACCACCGACAGCACGTAGCCCGTGGCCCCGTGGTCACGGGCAAGGGCCTCGAGGCTGAGGCGCACATCGCTGCCGGCGTCGAGATGCAGCGGCAGGGGTTGCATGGCGGCGGGCGGGTCGAGACCTGCCAATGGTCGCAGGCCGTTGTGGGCCGTCTCCCGGTTCGGTCGTCAGCCCTGGGGTCGCCGGCTGCTGGCGAGGGCCTGCAGGCCCATCGCCACATGGGCCTGGAGGGCGCCGAGGGCCATCAGCTGGCGGGGGCCACGGCCCTCGGCCACGGCAGGTCCGGCCTGCTGCAGGGTCTGAAGCAACTGCTGGCTGGCGCGGCTCCAGGCCTCGAGGGCGTTGTCCAGGTTGGCCATCTCGCTGTCGCTGCTGGCGCTGATCGGCGTCGCGTCGGCCGGAGCGCTCTGGGCCAGGTTCTGCAGCTGTCGATAGCTGATCGAGGCGGGAATGGCGAGGGGCTCTTCCATGAATAAGGCGTCATGAACTTTGGTGAACTGACGCTATGGGTGGCGGCCGTGGCCCTCAAGGGGCGGTGATGTCGGGATGACCGAATCCGACGGGGCCGGCCGGAAGGCCCCTGCCACGGGGTGGCGGCCACGGCCTGGCGAGACCTGACCTCAGGCCTCAGCCGCCGTTCTCCACGGCCCGGGCCCGCAGGCTGCTCAGCTCCACCCGGCTGACGCGCGGGTCGTCGCTCTCGGCCACCAGCTGCAGCCGCTCCCCGTGGCGGCCCTGCCGTTCGACCTTGCGCTCGCCGATCACCGCGCCGGAGGCGTCCAGCAGGGCGAAGGCGGCGCTGATCGTGCCGCAGTTGCGCTCCAGGCATTCCACCTCCACCGCCCCGGCCGCCCCGCCGCCGTAGATGCGCGGCGGCCGGCAGGGGGCCTGGCAGGGGCGGGCGTAGACGCCGCCATCGAGCTGCTTCCAGCCGGCGGCCAACAGGGCTTGGCGGCGCTGGATCAGCGCACCGGCCGGGTCGTCGGGCACGGGGCGCTGCAGCACCAGGGTGCGGGCCTGCCAGCCGAGGGCCCCGCCCAGGCCCAGCAGGATCAGGCAGCCGAGAAGCTTCAGCGCCGTCCCCAGGCCGCCGCTCCGGGCGCCGGGCCGCGATGCCTCCTTTGCTGTCGAGGCCATCGCCCGCTCAGGGGTTGCCATCGCCGTAGCCGCGCAGCGAGCGGAACATCAGGCCGGCGCCGCTGCCCATCAGGGTGAACATCATCAGCAGGTTCCACAGGGTGGTGGGCTGGAACTGCACGAACAGGGTCTGCAGCACACCCGCCCCCAGGGCCGCCAGCGAGGCCGCCACCAGATACCAGCCCCAGCGCACGTGGCGCTGAGAAAACAGGAGGGCCACCCCCAGGCTCAGGGGGATCAGCAGCAGGCCGATGCCGCCGGGGGCCAGCAGGTTCGGCAGGCCGGGCCAGCCGCCGCCCAGGCCACCACCCCGGCCCCCCCATCCGCCGAAGAAGCCGCCGCGCCAGCTGCGGCCGCCGCCCTGGCCCAGCCAGCCGCTGCCGGCGGAGCCCACCATCACCTGCTGGAAGAACAGGAACACGCCCATCGTCAGCAGGACGGCGCCGATCAGGAAGGTGAGAAAGTCCTGGATCGGGTTGCGGGATTCCACGGCCGGTTCAGCCTCTGGGGGCATCCTGCCCGGCCCGGCCGCCGCTGCCAACGGGGAGCTCAGCCGGCGCCATCCGGCTGGGACAGGGCCCGGTACAGCTCCAGCCGCCGGTCCCGTTCCACGCGGGCGCGTTCCTGCAGCTCCCGGCTCCGCTCCCGGGGGCCGCCGCGCAGCAGGCGAAAGCGCTGCTCGCTGGCCCACTGGTCCGCCAGATCCCGCTTCGGTGCGGGGCTGTCGAGCTGCAGCGGCGTCTCGCCCTGCGCGCGGCGGCGCGGGTCGTAGCGGTAGAGCAGCCAGCGGCCGGTGTCCACCGCCAGCTTCTGCTGGGCCATGCCGTGGGCCATGTCGATGCCGTGGGCGATGCAGTGGCTGTAGGCCAGGATCAACGAGGGCCCCGGATAGCTCTCGGCCTCCAGAAACGCCCGGATCGTGTGTTCATCGCGGGCGCCCATCGCCACCGAGGCCACATAGACCGTGCCGTAGGTCATCGCCATCAGCCCCAGGTCCTTCTTGGCGGTCTCCTTGCCGGCGCTGGCGAACTTGGCGACCGCCGCCAGCGGGGTGGACTTGGAGCGCTGGCCACCGGTGTTGGAGTACACCTCGGTGTCAAGCACGAGCACATTCACATCGGCGCCGCTGGCCAGCACGTGATCGAGGCCGCCGAAGCCGATGTCGTACGCCCAGCCGTCGCCACCCACCAGCCAGACGCTGTGCTTCTCGAGGCTGCCGGCCAGCGCCAGCAGCCGGGCCGCCGGCGAGGACGGATCGCGCGCCTCGGGCCTGGCCTCCAGCCGCCGCCGCAGCTCCGCGATCCGCTGGCGCTGCTCGGCGATGCCCGCCTCATCGCTCTGATCGGCGTTCAGGATCTGCTGGACCAGCTCCTGCGGCAGCGCCTCATCGCCCTGTCCTTCCAGCTGCGGATCCCGGAGGAGATCCTCCGCCATGCGCCGCTGCTGATCCACCGCCAGGCGCATGCCCAGGCCGAATTCGGCGTTGTCCTCAAACAGCGAATTGCTCCAGGCAGGCCCACGGCCCTCGCCGTTCTTCGCCCAGGGGGTGGTGGGCAGGTTGCCGCCGTAGATCGAGGAGCACCCCGTCGCGTTGGCCACCAGCATGCGATCGCCGAACAGCTGGCTGGCCAGCTTCAGGTACGGGGTCTCGCCGCAGCCGGCGCAGGCGCCGGGGAACTCGAACAGGGGCTGCTGCAGCTGCTGCTGGCCGATGCGGCGCAGGTCCAGGTCCGCGCGCGGCGCCTCGGGGAGCTGCAGGAAGAAGTCCCAGTTGGCCCGGCCTGTCTCGCGCAGCGGGCGCTGGGGCACCATCTCCAGCGCCTTGCGCTTCGGCTGGGTCCGGTCCCGCGCCGGGCAGACCTCCACACACAGGCTGCAGCCGGTGCAGTCCTTCACCGACACCTGGATCGTGAACGCCTGCCCCTCGAAGGCATGGTCACGGGCCGGCGCCTGCCGGAAGCCCGGCGGCGCCGATTCCAGGGCGGCGGGCTCGGCCACCTTGGCGCGGATCACCGCGTGCGGGCACACCATCACGCATTTGCCGCACTGCACGCACAGATCGCTGTGCCATTCCGGCACCGAGGTGGCGATGTTGCGCTTCTCCCAGCAGGAGGTGCCCGTGGGCCAGGTGCCATCGCAGGGCATCGCGCTCACCGGCAGCCGGTCCCCCTCCAGGGCCAGCTGCGGTGCGATCACCGTGCGCACGAAGTCAGGGGCCCCGGGTGCGGCGGCGGCGAGGCCGGTTCCCCTGTCGCCGGGCTGTTCGGGCGGCTCGGGGAGTTCGCGCCAGGGCAGGGGAACCAGCTGGTCGAGGCTGGCGTCCACGGCCCGCAGGTTCATCGCCACCACCGCCTCCCCCTTGCGGCCGTAGCTGTGGCGGATCGCCTCGCGGATGCCTTCGATCGCCTCCGCCTGGGGCAGCACGCCGCTGAGGGCGAAGAAGCACACCTGCATCACGGTGTTGATGTGCGGGCCCATGCCGGCCTCACGGGCGACGCGGGTGGCGTTGATCTGCCACACGTGCAGCTGCCGCTCGCGGATGCGTTGCCGCAGCAGCGCCGGCATCCGCAGCCAGCTCTCGGCCGGCTCGAACGGGCTGTTGAGCAGCAGTGTGCCGCCGATGGCCAGCTGCTCCACCAGCGGGAAGCGTTCCACGAAATCCCACTGGTGGCAGGCGACGAAGGTGGGCCGCTGGATCAGATAGGGCGCATGGATCGGTCGCGGGCCGAAGCGCAGGTGCGAGATCGTGACCGAGCCGCTCTTCTTGGAGTCGTAGACGAAATAGGCCTGAACCTGAAGATCGGTCTGTTCGCCGATGATCTTGATCGTGCTCTTGTTGGCCCCCACGGTGCCGTCGGCGCCCAGGCCGTAGAAGATCGCCCGCACTTCATCGGTGGCCTCGGCCCGCTCGAGCACGAAGCCCGGATCCACCACCAGGGAGCTGTGGCAGACGTCGTCCTCGATGCCGACGGTGAAGCCATGCAGCGGCGGCGGCAGGGATGGATCGAGGGCGCCGCGCAGGTTGTCGAGCACCGCCCTGACCATCGCCGGGGTGAACTCCTTGGAGCCCAGCCCGTAGCGGCCGCCGATCACCTGGGGCAGCGGCGCCCCGCGCTGCATCAGCGGCCAGTGCCGCTGCAGCGCCGCCATCACCTCCAGGGCCAGCGGTTCGGCCGCGGCGCCCGCCTCCTTGCAGCGATCGAGCACCGCCACCGCCCGGGTGGTGGCCGGCAGCACCGTGGTGAAGCGCTCGCCCGCGAACGGACGGAACAGGCGCACCTTCACCACCCCCACCGATTCCCCTGCGGCCTCCAGGGCCGCCACCGTTGCCGCGGCGGTGTCGCAGCCGGAGCCCATCAGCACCACCACCCGCTCGGCGGTGGGTGATCCCACGTATTCGAAGAGGCCGTATCGGCGGCCGCTCAGGGCGGCGAAGCGTTCCATCGCCTCCTGCACCAGCTGCGGCACGGCGGCCACGAACGGATTCACCGTTTCGCGGCCCTGGAAGTAGAGATCGGGGTTCTGGGAGCTGCCGCGCAGCACCGGATGGTGTGGGCTGAGGGCTCTCTGGCGGTGCGCCTCGATCGCCTCAGCCGGAATGAACTGCCGCAGCAGGTCATCGCTGAGGGTGTGGATCTTCTGGATCTCGTGGGAGGTGCGGAAGCCGTCGAGGCCATGCACGAAGGGCACGCGGCCGAGCAGGGCGGCGCGGCTGGCGATGGCGGCGAAGTCGCCCGCCTCCTGCACCGAGGCCGAGCAGAGGATGGCGCAGCCGGCACTGCGGATCGCCATCAGGTCGCCATGGTCGCCGAAGATCGACAGGCCCTGGCTCGCGATCGCCCTCGCCGCCACGTGCAGCACCATCGGCGTCAGCTCGCCGGCCAGCTTGTAGAGGGTGGGCAGCATCAGCAGCAGGCCCTGGCTGGCGGTGAAGCTGGTGGCCAGCACCCCCGCCTGCAGCGCGCCGTGCAGGGCACCGGCGGCGCCGCCTTCGCTCTGCATCTCCACCACCGCCGGTGGCGTGCCCCAGAGGTTGGGCCGTCCTTCGGCGCTCCAGGCGTCGGCCCATTCCCCCATCGGTGTGGCCGGGGTGATCGGGTAGAGGGCGATCAGCTCGCTGAGGCGATAGGCCACCCGCGCCACCGCCTCGTTGCCGTCGAGGGTCTCCTGGATCGGCTCTGGTTCCGGCCCGTCGCTGCGGGTTCGGGCAGGCCGGGACTCCGTTGTCAGGGGCTGTGGGGCGGCGCCCTCCGGTCGCCCGGTTCCGCCTGGACGCTGTGCTGTCTGCATGGCCGACCCCCGCGTTGCCATCGCCTGACTTTTTTATAGGCAGAGCGCTCAGAACTGGCCCATCAGTCCGTCGTCGTCCTCCTCCACCCGGGCGATCGCCAGGCCCACGTGCACCAGCACCCGGTCGCCCACCCGCGCCTCGGGGAGGCAGGCGAGGCTCACCTGCTGGCGCACGCCGCCGAAATCCACCTCCGCCAGCCGCCAGAGACCGTCCTCGGCACCGCCACTCACCGCGTTGCCGGTCCCGGCAGTGTCATGGCCCGGCGGCGGCTGGCTGCGGATCGCCAGGATGCGACCGGACACAGCCAGACACATGCGGCACGCGGAAGCGACTGCTTTCTTCTAGCTCCGGCGCTCCTGGCCGGCCTGGCACGGCTGCAGTTTCAGCGCCAGGATCTGGCCGGCGGCCAGGCCGCCGTCATTGAGCGGGATCCGCTCTCCCCAGAAGGGCTCCAGGTGGCGCTGCCGCAGGGCCGCGATCAGCCCCTCCAGCAACCGGCGGTTCTGGAAGCAGCCGCCGGCCAGGATCACGGCCGGGGCTGCCGCTGGGTCTGCTGATCCAGGCGTCAGCGGATCCGTGCGAGTGCCCGCGGATCGCTCCAGCCCCAGGCCGCAGACCGCCTCCGCCAGAGCCTGAATCAGCCCGTTGTGGAAGCGGGCTGCGCAGAGGTCCCGCGCCTGCCCCGAGGCGATGTCCTGCAGCAGGGCCATCAGCAACGGCTGCCAGTCGAGCAGGGGCAGGTCCCGCTCTTCTCCAGCCGTTGATGCGTCGTCGTCGCTGGCGGGTCCGCTCTCGGAGGTCAGGGGCGCCATCGGGGTGAGCCAGGCCATTGGGTAGGCGCCGGCCGTTGCGGGTGCCCGGGCGGCGCCGGCCTGCAGCAGCAGGCCCGCATGGGCGTCGTGGCTGGCGACCTGCACCAGATCCAGCAGTGAAGCCACCGCATCGAACAGGCGGCCGGCGCTCGAGCACCAGGGTGTGTTGCAGCGGCCGGCCATCGCCTGCAGCAGCAGAGGGATCTCCCCGGGCTGGAAGGCCGCGTGCACCGCCGCGGCGCCGGCGTGATCCACCACACCGGCGGCCCACAGCAGTCCCAGGGCGCTGCGGCGTGGTTCGCGCACGGCGCGCTCGCCCCCCGGCAGCGGGAACGGCCGCAGTGAGGCCAGTCGGCGACCGCCACGGCGGTCCAGCCACAGCAGCTCACAACCCCAGAGCGGCGCGGCCCCGCCGCCGTAGCCGAGTCCGTCGAGCACCAGGGCCGGCAGCGGCAGCGGCAGGCCGTGCTCGGCCGCCACCGCCAGGGCATGGGCCTGGTGATGCTGCACCTCCTGCAGGGGCGTGATCGCCCTCCCCGCCAGCAGCGGTGGCGCCAGCTGCCGGCTGAGGTACTGCGGATGGGCATCCATCGCCGCGGCGAGCCTGTGCGGAGACTGCCGCTCCAGAACGTCGGCAAGGCCGCTGCGCCAGCGCTCCAGGCAGCGGCTGTCGGCCAGATCACCGAGATGGGGCGCGAGCCAGAGCTGATCGCCGATCGCCAGGGCCGGCGCGCTCTTCAGATCGGAGCCCAGTGCCAGCAGAGTCGCCGGGCGATCGCCCCCCTTGGCCAGTCCCGGGGGGGTGCCGACGCCCTGGGCGCTTCCGGCTGTCGGGGCTCCGCTGCTCCGTGGCCGCGCCGGATCCCAGGGGGCGGTCGCACGCCCGAGGGCCGCCGCTCTCGGCGCGGCCCCTGGATCCGGCAGGGTCAGGGCCTGGGGGGCATGGCCGCGGGCCCGGCGCAGCAGGGCCGGACGCCCATCGATCAGCTGCAGCAGGGAATCATCCAGCGGCCGGGCGATCGGCCGGTCATGCACCAGAAAGGCATCGGCGATGCCGGCCAGACGCTCCATCGCCTCGGCCGGATCGGTGCACAGGGGCTCGCCGCTGCTGTTGCCGCTGGTGGCGACCAGCGGCCCGGCGAAGGCTTCGGCCAGCAGCAGATGCAGGGGCGAGGACGGCAGCATCACCCCCAGCCCCGGCGCGCCCGGCGCCACGCCGGCCAGCACCGTCTCGTGGGCGTCGTCAGGGCAGGGGAGCAGCACGATCGGCGCTGCCGGATCCTCCAGAGCAGCCCGTTCCTCCAGGGTGGGATGCACCAGCTCCGCCAGCCGCTCGAGGCGATCGACCAGCAGGGCGAAGGGTTTGTGCGGCCGCCGCTTGCGCTCTCTCAGGCGGGCGACTGCGCCTGCATCGCGCGCGTCCACCAGCAGCTGGAAGCCGCCCACCCCCTGCAGCGCCAGGATCCGCCCCGAACGCAGCAGGGCCACGGCGGCTTCCAGGGCGGCAGCTGAGCTCCCAGGATTCGCCCCGATCCCTGGCTTGGTTCGGGTCGGTGGATCAGCGGCTCCTGCAGCACTGGCTGGATGGCGTGCCGCGTCGGATCGGACCCGGCCGGCGCTCCCATGGCCAGGCAAGGCGCCGGCCAGAGGCCTGCCGCCGGCATCGAGCAGTCGCAGCGTCGGCCCGCAGGCCGGGCAGCCGATCGTTTCGGCGTGGAAGCGCCGATCGGCCCGATCCTCGAACTCGGCCTGGCAGGCGGGGCAGAGCGCAAAGGCCGCCAAGGTGGTGTGGGCGCGGGCGAAGGGCGCGGCGGTGGCGATCGAGTAGCGCGGCCCGCAGCTGCAGCAACTGATGAAGGGATAGCGGAAGCGGCGGTCGTGGGGATCGCGCAGCTCGCGGCGGCAGGCGGGGCACAGGGCCTGATCCGCCACCAGAGACGGTGCCACCAGGCCGATCCCCAGGGGCTGCGGTGCCTCTGCGCTGATGCGCAGTCCTGATCCCGCGGCCAGCCCGGGGGGCAGGGGCGGCTGGAGCCAGGCGATCTGCAGCGCCTCCAGCCGTGCCGCCGCCGGCAGGGCCTCCGGCAGCAGCGCGACAAAGCGCTTCAGGGCAGGGCGGGTGCCGGCCAGCTCCACCTGAACGGCGCCGGTGATGTTGCTCAACCGGCCATCGAGGCCGAGCGCGCCGGCCAGCCGGCCCACCGCGGGGCGGAACCCCACCCCCTGGACCACGCCCCGGCAGATCAGCCGCAGCCCCTGGCGAGCCTCCTTCTCCCCGGGAGTGGCCGCCATGGCGGGACTGCCGGGGAGAACGCCCGTCACCGCCCGGCGAGTGTGGTCACCGGAGCGGCGAGCAGCAGCGCCGCCAGCGCCGCCAGTCCCTCGCCCGTGCGGGCCGACACCTCCAGCAGCCGGGCCCGGGGCGCCACCCGGGCGATGGCGGCCCGGGCGGTGGTGCGATCGAAGTCCACCGCCGCCGCCAGGTCCATCTTGCTGATCAGCACCAGGTCGGCGCCATGGAACATCGGCGCATATTTGAGCGGCTTGTCCTCGCCCTCGGTGGTCGACACCAGCACCACCCGCAGGCTCTCGCCCAGGTCGTAGGCGGCGGGGCACACCAGGTTGCCGACGTTCTCGATCCACAGCAGATCCAGCTGCGCCAGCGGTGTCTGCTCCGCCTCGAGCCGATCGAGGGCGCGGCCCACCTGGGCGGCCTCCAGGTGGCAGCCCTGGCCGGTGTTGATCTGGAGTGCCGGCAGGCCGGCGGCCTGCAGGCGGCGGGCGTCGTTGTCGGTGGCCAGATCGCCCACCAGCGCCGCCTGGCGCAGGGGCCTTTCACCGCCGGGGCCCTGCAGCGCCGCAGCGGCCAGGGCCTCCAGCAGCGCCGTCTTGCCGGAGCCCGGAGAGGAGAGCAGGTTGACCACCCGCACGCCGGC
It contains:
- a CDS encoding HypC/HybG/HupF family hydrogenase formation chaperone, with the protein product MCLAVSGRILAIRSQPPPGHDTAGTGNAVSGGAEDGLWRLAEVDFGGVRQQVSLACLPEARVGDRVLVHVGLAIARVEEDDDGLMGQF
- a CDS encoding Sua5/YciO/YrdC/YwlC family protein; translated protein: MAATPGEKEARQGLRLICRGVVQGVGFRPAVGRLAGALGLDGRLSNITGAVQVELAGTRPALKRFVALLPEALPAAARLEALQIAWLQPPLPPGLAAGSGLRISAEAPQPLGIGLVAPSLVADQALCPACRRELRDPHDRRFRYPFISCCSCGPRYSIATAAPFARAHTTLAAFALCPACQAEFEDRADRRFHAETIGCPACGPTLRLLDAGGRPLAGALPGHGSAGRVRSDAARHPASAAGAADPPTRTKPGIGANPGSSAAALEAAVALLRSGRILALQGVGGFQLLVDARDAGAVARLRERKRRPHKPFALLVDRLERLAELVHPTLEERAALEDPAAPIVLLPCPDDAHETVLAGVAPGAPGLGVMLPSSPLHLLLAEAFAGPLVATSGNSSGEPLCTDPAEAMERLAGIADAFLVHDRPIARPLDDSLLQLIDGRPALLRRARGHAPQALTLPDPGAAPRAAALGRATAPWDPARPRSSGAPTAGSAQGVGTPPGLAKGGDRPATLLALGSDLKSAPALAIGDQLWLAPHLGDLADSRCLERWRSGLADVLERQSPHRLAAAMDAHPQYLSRQLAPPLLAGRAITPLQEVQHHQAHALAVAAEHGLPLPLPALVLDGLGYGGGAAPLWGCELLWLDRRGGRRLASLRPFPLPGGERAVREPRRSALGLLWAAGVVDHAGAAAVHAAFQPGEIPLLLQAMAGRCNTPWCSSAGRLFDAVASLLDLVQVASHDAHAGLLLQAGAARAPATAGAYPMAWLTPMAPLTSESGPASDDDASTAGEERDLPLLDWQPLLMALLQDIASGQARDLCAARFHNGLIQALAEAVCGLGLERSAGTRTDPLTPGSADPAAAPAVILAGGCFQNRRLLEGLIAALRQRHLEPFWGERIPLNDGGLAAGQILALKLQPCQAGQERRS
- the hypD gene encoding hydrogenase formation protein HypD, whose amino-acid sequence is MNGATAPGTAIGGVHAVAGDVVEAGRNRLGSVAAVQAMAAELKAITTRPWTLMEVCGGQTHAIVRWGLDQLLPEGLRLIHGPGCPVCVTPARTIEQALALARRPDVILYSYGDMLRVPGEGRDTLLSVRAAGGDVRLLTSPLQALALACNHPDRQVVFLAVGFETTAPATALLARQALTLGVGNLSLLAAHVRVSPAMEAILADPANRVQGFLAAGHVCSVLGTAELEQLVEHWRLPVVVTGFEPLELMAGVLACVRQLEGGEARVENAYDAVVQAAGNPAARLLLEEVFEPCDRPWRGLGVMAGGGLALRGPYRALDAIERFRLERGASEHPTTAPAASSPARETPTETRHDRHGAGPRRPSTDGVGCPTCGIAAAETRPIHAPPPSAPPATGAQTGVSDSEWSPTSQRCIAGSILRGLATPQQCPAFGTTCTPEHPLGAPMVSSEGACAAYFLYRHRAGLHAKQDD
- a CDS encoding dihydroorotate dehydrogenase-like protein, giving the protein MAEPDLSCSWLGLPLHSPLVVGACGPLSEDVGQLRELEHCGAAAIVLHSLFEEQLAEEQIAFHQRALQGSESYGESLSYLPDPHWFSGGEDLYLRLIEQARAQLSIPLIASLNGAHPGSWVHSARRIEAAGAMALELSLYGLPTDPELSSAAIETQVEETVREVRSELSIPLAVKLHPYFTNLRGMAHRLAGAGADALTLFNRFYEPDIDIEALELRSHLLLSTPQDLRLPLRWIALLHGREPLQLAASGGVHRGTDVVRLLMAGACCTQVVGALLRHGPQRLLGLRDELNLWLAEHEYACVRDLVGCMAQSQAPDPSHYERTPYLRSLQTFRPLEAMQTGGPW
- the nifJ gene encoding pyruvate:ferredoxin (flavodoxin) oxidoreductase; protein product: MQTAQRPGGTGRPEGAAPQPLTTESRPARTRSDGPEPEPIQETLDGNEAVARVAYRLSELIALYPITPATPMGEWADAWSAEGRPNLWGTPPAVVEMQSEGGAAGALHGALQAGVLATSFTASQGLLLMLPTLYKLAGELTPMVLHVAARAIASQGLSIFGDHGDLMAIRSAGCAILCSASVQEAGDFAAIASRAALLGRVPFVHGLDGFRTSHEIQKIHTLSDDLLRQFIPAEAIEAHRQRALSPHHPVLRGSSQNPDLYFQGRETVNPFVAAVPQLVQEAMERFAALSGRRYGLFEYVGSPTAERVVVLMGSGCDTAAATVAALEAAGESVGVVKVRLFRPFAGERFTTVLPATTRAVAVLDRCKEAGAAAEPLALEVMAALQRHWPLMQRGAPLPQVIGGRYGLGSKEFTPAMVRAVLDNLRGALDPSLPPPLHGFTVGIEDDVCHSSLVVDPGFVLERAEATDEVRAIFYGLGADGTVGANKSTIKIIGEQTDLQVQAYFVYDSKKSGSVTISHLRFGPRPIHAPYLIQRPTFVACHQWDFVERFPLVEQLAIGGTLLLNSPFEPAESWLRMPALLRQRIRERQLHVWQINATRVAREAGMGPHINTVMQVCFFALSGVLPQAEAIEGIREAIRHSYGRKGEAVVAMNLRAVDASLDQLVPLPWRELPEPPEQPGDRGTGLAAAAPGAPDFVRTVIAPQLALEGDRLPVSAMPCDGTWPTGTSCWEKRNIATSVPEWHSDLCVQCGKCVMVCPHAVIRAKVAEPAALESAPPGFRQAPARDHAFEGQAFTIQVSVKDCTGCSLCVEVCPARDRTQPKRKALEMVPQRPLRETGRANWDFFLQLPEAPRADLDLRRIGQQQLQQPLFEFPGACAGCGETPYLKLASQLFGDRMLVANATGCSSIYGGNLPTTPWAKNGEGRGPAWSNSLFEDNAEFGLGMRLAVDQQRRMAEDLLRDPQLEGQGDEALPQELVQQILNADQSDEAGIAEQRQRIAELRRRLEARPEARDPSSPAARLLALAGSLEKHSVWLVGGDGWAYDIGFGGLDHVLASGADVNVLVLDTEVYSNTGGQRSKSTPLAAVAKFASAGKETAKKDLGLMAMTYGTVYVASVAMGARDEHTIRAFLEAESYPGPSLILAYSHCIAHGIDMAHGMAQQKLAVDTGRWLLYRYDPRRRAQGETPLQLDSPAPKRDLADQWASEQRFRLLRGGPRERSRELQERARVERDRRLELYRALSQPDGAG
- a CDS encoding PCC domain-containing protein, with the translated sequence MQPLPLHLDAGSDVRLSLEALARDHGATGYVLSVVGNLSTAVFQCPGKASPTRLRGELEIITLSGTLSPEGVHLHLSFSDGDCRVWGGHLEPGTLVLRGADLLVGFLPSATPLAALAAGDHGSDSPVQSSRAPVSIDSLTQPRVEIAVLPGCPWSARALRMLRTLSIPHRVLQVDSDALRSEIEQRSGSSSLPQVFVDGQPIGGYDALAESHGRRELEPLRQG
- the hypB gene encoding hydrogenase nickel incorporation protein HypB, coding for MTLEQQLLAHNDQHADANRRRFQEAGVRVVNLLSSPGSGKTALLEALAAAALQGPGGERPLRQAALVGDLATDNDARRLQAAGLPALQINTGQGCHLEAAQVGRALDRLEAEQTPLAQLDLLWIENVGNLVCPAAYDLGESLRVVLVSTTEGEDKPLKYAPMFHGADLVLISKMDLAAAVDFDRTTARAAIARVAPRARLLEVSARTGEGLAALAALLLAAPVTTLAGR